Proteins from a single region of Streptomyces glaucescens:
- a CDS encoding nuclear transport factor 2 family protein: MGTAATPAFDTDTLRRGIEGHNSATLMSLYADDAQLRVVDRNTQPSRPRVLHGRDEIGRLLDDVYGRDMAHKLEDCVVQGDRAAFSESCEYPDGVRVLAESMLTLRDGKIVEQTMIQAWDE; the protein is encoded by the coding sequence ATGGGCACTGCGGCCACCCCCGCCTTCGACACCGACACACTGCGCCGGGGCATCGAAGGACACAACTCGGCGACCCTGATGTCGCTCTACGCGGACGACGCGCAGCTGCGGGTCGTCGACCGCAACACCCAGCCGAGCCGTCCGCGGGTACTGCACGGCCGGGACGAGATCGGCCGACTGCTCGACGACGTGTACGGCCGGGACATGGCGCACAAACTGGAGGACTGCGTCGTCCAGGGCGACCGGGCGGCGTTCAGCGAGTCCTGCGAATACCCCGACGGGGTGCGGGTGCTCGCCGAGTCGATGCTCACCCTGCGCGACGGGAAGATCGTCGAGCAGACCATGATCCAGGCCTGGGACGAGTAG
- a CDS encoding S-(hydroxymethyl)mycothiol dehydrogenase, producing the protein MAQEVRGVIAPGRNEPVRVETIVVPDPGPGEAVVRVQACGVCHTDLHYKQGGITDEFPFLLGHEAAGVVEAVGDGVTEVAPGDFVVLNWRAVCGRCRACRRGRPWYCFDTHNARQKMTLAGTGRELSPALGIGAFAEKTLVAAGQCTKVDPAVAPEVAGLLGCGVMAGIGAAINTGDVGRGDTVAVIGCGGVGDAAIAGSRLAGAARIIAVDIDDRKLATARTMGATHTVNSRQTDPVAAIRELTGGFGADVVIEAVGRPETYHQAFYARDLAGTVVLVGVPTPEMKLELPLLDVFGRGGALKSSWYGDCLPSRDFPMLIDLHLQGRLDLGAFVTETIALDEVEKAFERMHQGDVLRSVVVL; encoded by the coding sequence ATGGCGCAGGAAGTGCGCGGCGTGATCGCACCGGGCAGGAACGAGCCGGTGCGGGTGGAGACGATCGTCGTACCCGATCCGGGGCCGGGCGAGGCCGTGGTCCGCGTCCAGGCCTGCGGGGTCTGCCACACCGACCTGCACTACAAGCAGGGCGGCATCACCGACGAGTTCCCCTTCCTGCTCGGCCACGAGGCCGCGGGCGTGGTCGAGGCGGTCGGCGACGGCGTCACCGAGGTGGCGCCCGGCGACTTCGTCGTCCTGAACTGGCGCGCCGTGTGCGGACGGTGCCGGGCCTGTCGGCGCGGACGCCCCTGGTACTGCTTCGACACCCACAACGCCCGGCAGAAGATGACGCTCGCCGGCACCGGGCGGGAACTGTCCCCGGCCCTCGGCATCGGCGCCTTCGCCGAGAAGACGCTCGTCGCGGCCGGGCAGTGCACCAAGGTGGACCCCGCCGTCGCCCCCGAGGTGGCCGGACTGCTGGGGTGCGGGGTGATGGCGGGCATCGGTGCCGCGATCAACACCGGCGACGTGGGCCGGGGCGACACGGTCGCCGTCATCGGCTGCGGCGGTGTCGGCGACGCCGCCATCGCCGGATCGCGGCTGGCCGGCGCGGCGAGGATCATCGCCGTCGACATCGACGACCGCAAGCTCGCCACCGCCCGCACCATGGGCGCCACCCACACCGTCAACTCCCGTCAGACCGACCCGGTGGCAGCGATCCGCGAGCTGACCGGCGGTTTCGGCGCCGACGTCGTCATCGAGGCGGTCGGCCGCCCGGAGACCTACCACCAGGCCTTCTACGCCCGCGACCTGGCCGGCACCGTCGTCCTCGTCGGCGTGCCCACCCCGGAGATGAAGCTCGAACTCCCGCTCCTCGACGTCTTCGGCCGCGGTGGCGCGCTGAAGTCCTCGTGGTACGGCGACTGTCTGCCCTCCCGGGACTTCCCGATGCTCATCGACCTGCATCTGCAGGGGCGCCTCGACCTCGGCGCGTTCGTCACCGAGACGATCGCGCTCGACGAGGTGGAGAAGGCGTTCGAGCGGATGCACCAGGGTGACGTACTGCGCTCGGTGGTGGTGCTGTGA
- a CDS encoding MBL fold metallo-hydrolase — translation MTTARIERLVTSGQFSLDGGTWDVDNNVWLVGDDHEVVVIDAAHDADAIAEAVGDRRLTAIVCTHAHNDHIGAAPALADRTGAVIWLHRDDLPLWRQTHPDREPDAWLRDGLVIEAAGADLTVLHTPGHAPGAVCLHDPGLGAVFTGDTLFQGGPGATGRSFSHFPTLVDSIRDRLFTLPPETRVLTGHGDSTTIGAEAPHLEEWIARGH, via the coding sequence GTGACGACCGCCCGCATCGAACGCCTGGTCACCTCCGGGCAGTTCAGCCTCGACGGCGGCACCTGGGACGTCGACAACAACGTCTGGCTGGTCGGCGACGACCATGAGGTCGTCGTCATCGACGCCGCCCACGACGCCGACGCCATCGCCGAGGCCGTCGGTGACCGCCGTCTCACCGCCATCGTGTGCACCCACGCCCACAACGACCACATCGGTGCCGCGCCGGCCCTCGCCGACCGCACCGGCGCCGTCATCTGGCTGCACCGCGACGACCTGCCGCTGTGGAGGCAGACCCACCCGGACCGGGAACCCGACGCCTGGCTGCGCGACGGCCTGGTGATCGAGGCCGCGGGCGCCGACCTGACCGTGCTGCACACCCCCGGGCACGCGCCCGGCGCGGTCTGCCTGCACGACCCCGGCCTCGGTGCCGTCTTCACCGGCGACACCCTCTTCCAGGGCGGCCCCGGTGCCACCGGCCGCTCCTTCTCGCACTTCCCGACCCTCGTCGACTCGATCCGCGACCGGCTGTTCACCCTCCCGCCGGAGACGAGGGTCCTCACCGGACACGGGGACTCCACCACCATCGGGGCCGAGGCACCGCATCTGGAGGAGTGGATCGCGCGGGGCCACTGA
- a CDS encoding ABC transporter ATP-binding protein — MTRADTPTGPPPWRLLLGYVRPHRWALLAGAVLSLVTGATGLALPLVARELIDDLSHDRAIGRALLLMTALVVANAALGAVGSYVLRRTAESVVLGARRALSSYLLRLRVAAVDRSEPGDLMARITSDTTLLREVTTDSLVGLGTGGLTLVATVVMMGLVDPVLLGVTMAVVFGAGTVLGVIVPRINRASRQAQDAVGAMGASLERVLGALRTVKASGAEQREERTLHAAAEESWRQSVRAAKWSAAAGNTAGLAMQVAFITVLAVGGARVATGAIDVGTLVAFLLYVFYLMSPIQSVVGAITQYQTGAAALGRIQEALRLPAEPRSPAAGLPADGAEPAALAFTGVRFRYADDLPYVHHGVTFAVPPRGMTAFVGPSGAGKTTVFSLIERFYDPESGTITLDGRDLADWDLARLRSAIGYVEQDAPVLSGSLRDNLLLGNPETDEDTITRVVKTTRLDGLVARLPDGLDTLVGHRGTKLSGGERQRVAIARALLRRPRLLLLDEATSQLDAVNEAALRDTVADVARTTTVLVVAHRLSTVTMADRIVVMDAGRVRAVGTHRELVAADPLYAELAATQFLAAAD; from the coding sequence TTGACCCGCGCAGACACCCCCACCGGCCCTCCCCCGTGGCGGCTGCTTCTCGGCTACGTCCGACCGCATCGCTGGGCCCTGCTGGCCGGCGCGGTGCTCTCGCTGGTGACCGGAGCCACGGGCCTCGCGCTGCCCCTGGTGGCGCGGGAGCTGATCGACGACCTCTCCCACGACCGGGCCATCGGGCGCGCCCTGCTGCTCATGACGGCCCTGGTCGTCGCCAACGCGGCGCTGGGCGCGGTCGGTTCCTACGTACTGCGGCGCACCGCCGAGTCCGTGGTGCTCGGCGCCCGGCGCGCCCTGTCGTCGTACCTGCTGCGGCTGCGCGTGGCAGCCGTCGACCGCAGTGAGCCCGGCGACCTGATGGCCCGGATCACCTCGGACACCACCCTGCTGCGCGAGGTCACCACCGACTCCCTGGTCGGCCTGGGCACCGGCGGGCTCACCCTGGTGGCGACGGTGGTGATGATGGGGCTGGTCGATCCGGTGCTGCTCGGGGTCACCATGGCCGTGGTGTTCGGCGCGGGCACCGTGCTCGGGGTGATCGTGCCGCGCATCAACCGGGCCAGCCGGCAGGCGCAGGACGCGGTCGGCGCGATGGGTGCCTCGCTGGAGCGGGTGCTGGGCGCGCTGCGCACGGTCAAGGCGTCCGGTGCCGAGCAGCGCGAGGAGCGGACGCTGCACGCCGCCGCCGAGGAGTCCTGGCGGCAGAGCGTGCGCGCCGCCAAGTGGTCGGCCGCCGCGGGAAACACCGCCGGGCTGGCGATGCAGGTCGCCTTCATCACGGTGCTGGCCGTGGGCGGCGCCCGGGTGGCGACCGGAGCGATCGACGTCGGCACGCTGGTCGCGTTCCTGCTGTACGTCTTCTACCTGATGTCGCCGATCCAGTCGGTCGTCGGCGCGATCACCCAGTACCAGACCGGTGCCGCGGCGCTCGGCCGGATCCAGGAGGCGCTGCGGCTGCCGGCCGAGCCGCGGTCCCCGGCCGCCGGGCTGCCGGCCGACGGCGCCGAGCCGGCCGCCCTCGCCTTCACCGGCGTCCGCTTCCGTTACGCCGACGATCTGCCCTACGTCCACCACGGGGTGACGTTCGCCGTGCCGCCGCGCGGCATGACCGCCTTCGTCGGCCCGTCGGGGGCGGGCAAGACCACCGTCTTCTCGCTGATCGAGCGGTTCTACGACCCCGAGTCGGGCACGATCACGCTGGACGGCCGGGATCTCGCCGACTGGGACCTGGCCCGGCTGCGGTCCGCGATCGGCTACGTCGAGCAGGACGCCCCGGTGCTGTCCGGCTCGCTGCGCGACAACCTGCTGCTGGGCAATCCGGAGACGGACGAGGACACGATCACACGGGTGGTGAAGACGACCCGCCTGGACGGGCTGGTGGCCCGGCTGCCGGACGGCCTGGACACCCTGGTGGGGCATCGCGGCACCAAGCTGTCCGGCGGGGAACGCCAGCGGGTGGCGATCGCCCGGGCGCTGCTGCGGCGGCCCCGGCTGCTGCTCCTGGACGAGGCGACCTCGCAGCTCGACGCGGTCAACGAGGCGGCGCTGCGGGACACGGTCGCCGACGTCGCCCGGACGACCACCGTGCTGGTGGTCGCGCACCGGCTGTCGACGGTGACGATGGCCGACCGGATCGTGGTGATGGACGCGGGCCGGGTCCGCGCGGTGGGCACGCACCGCGAACTCGTGGCCGCCGACCCGCTGTACGCGGAGCTGGCGGCCACGCAGTTCCTCGCCGCGGCGGACTGA
- a CDS encoding SDR family oxidoreductase, which yields MPEQPLEGTIALVAGATRGAGRGIAVELGAAGATVYVTGRSTRARRSEYDRPETIEETAGLVTEAGGTGIAVPTDHLDPAQVRALVERIDRERGRLDVLVNDIWGGEHLFEWETPVWEHDLGNGLRLLRLAVETHAITSHHALPLLLRHPGGLVVEMTDGTADYNRDHYRNSFFYDLAKTAVLRMAFSLGHELGPRGATAVALTPGWLRSEIMLEHFGVREDNWRDALDKVPHFAISETPRYVGRAVAALAADPDVARHNGASLSSGGLAREYGFTDLDGSRPDAWRYLVEVQDPGRPADTTGYR from the coding sequence ATGCCGGAACAGCCCTTGGAGGGCACCATCGCACTCGTCGCCGGGGCGACCCGGGGAGCCGGGCGGGGCATCGCCGTGGAGCTGGGGGCGGCCGGCGCCACGGTGTACGTCACCGGGCGCAGCACCCGCGCCCGGCGCTCCGAGTACGACCGTCCCGAGACCATCGAGGAGACCGCCGGCCTGGTCACCGAGGCGGGCGGCACGGGCATCGCCGTACCCACCGACCACCTCGACCCCGCCCAGGTCCGCGCCCTCGTCGAGCGCATCGACCGCGAGCGGGGCCGCCTCGACGTCCTCGTCAACGACATCTGGGGCGGCGAGCACCTGTTCGAGTGGGAGACCCCGGTCTGGGAGCACGACCTCGGCAACGGGCTGCGGCTGCTCAGGCTCGCGGTGGAGACCCACGCCATCACCAGCCACCACGCCCTGCCGCTGCTGCTGCGCCACCCCGGTGGCCTGGTGGTCGAGATGACGGACGGCACCGCCGACTACAACCGCGACCACTACCGCAACTCGTTCTTCTACGACCTCGCCAAGACGGCCGTCCTGCGCATGGCGTTCTCCCTCGGTCACGAACTCGGCCCGCGCGGCGCCACCGCCGTCGCCCTCACCCCGGGCTGGCTGCGCTCGGAGATCATGCTGGAACACTTCGGGGTGCGCGAGGACAACTGGCGCGACGCCCTCGACAAGGTCCCGCACTTCGCCATCTCGGAGACCCCGCGCTACGTCGGCCGTGCCGTCGCCGCGCTCGCCGCGGACCCCGACGTGGCCCGCCACAACGGCGCCTCCCTCTCCAGCGGCGGCCTGGCCCGGGAGTACGGCTTCACCGACCTCGACGGCAGCCGCCCCGACGCCTGGCGCTACCTCGTCGAGGTCCAGGACCCGGGCAGGCCCGCGGACACCACCGGCTACCGCTGA
- a CDS encoding glycosyltransferase, which yields MTAGSRGDVAPFTGLGQALVRAGHEVTLVTHGRFAPLVTGSGVGFHALAVDPRAELLQTPRGQGMSRSTSAVGKMVRLAEMARAAAARMTDGLLAAAEDREVLLLSGSLVPLGHGIAEGLRLPSIGLHLQPLDPTREFAPSVLGARSWGAVGNRLAGHGMGLAMEQVLSTAVLEVRDRLGLPRQRPWAAWRARERADWPVLHGFSPLVVPRPRDWRPGLEVTGYWWPYDRDPGLPPELRDFLDTGPAPVFVGLGSATVPHPERLSAELVRALRRAGLRGVFQRGWGGLAADGDDMLTVGEVPHSVLFPRMAAVVHHAGAGTTAAGVRAGVPAVPVPVQFDAGFWAARLVALGVAPGVVPLRRLTAGTLAPALVRATRDPAFRERARTLAARVRAEDGTAAVVERVNALRG from the coding sequence ATGACGGCGGGTTCCCGGGGCGACGTGGCCCCCTTCACCGGGCTCGGGCAGGCGCTGGTGCGGGCCGGGCACGAGGTGACGCTGGTGACCCATGGCCGTTTCGCACCGCTGGTGACGGGCTCGGGGGTCGGGTTCCACGCGCTCGCGGTGGATCCCCGGGCCGAGTTGCTCCAGACGCCGCGCGGGCAGGGAATGAGCCGCAGCACGAGCGCGGTGGGCAAGATGGTGCGCTTGGCGGAGATGGCACGGGCGGCCGCCGCGCGGATGACCGACGGCCTGCTCGCGGCGGCGGAGGACCGCGAGGTGCTGCTGCTGTCCGGTTCGCTGGTGCCCCTCGGGCACGGCATCGCCGAGGGGCTGCGGCTGCCGAGCATCGGCCTGCACCTGCAACCGCTGGATCCCACACGGGAGTTCGCGCCGTCGGTGCTGGGCGCCCGGTCCTGGGGGGCCGTCGGCAACCGGCTCGCCGGCCACGGCATGGGCCTGGCGATGGAGCAGGTGCTGTCGACCGCCGTCCTGGAGGTGCGTGACCGGCTGGGGCTGCCGCGGCAGCGGCCGTGGGCCGCCTGGCGGGCCCGGGAGCGCGCGGACTGGCCGGTGCTGCACGGCTTCAGCCCCCTCGTGGTGCCCCGGCCGCGTGACTGGCGGCCCGGCCTGGAGGTGACCGGGTACTGGTGGCCGTACGACCGCGATCCGGGCCTGCCGCCCGAGCTGCGGGACTTCCTCGACACGGGCCCGGCGCCCGTCTTCGTGGGCCTCGGCAGCGCCACCGTTCCGCACCCCGAGCGGCTGAGCGCGGAACTCGTGCGGGCGCTGCGCCGGGCCGGGCTGCGCGGGGTGTTCCAGCGGGGCTGGGGCGGGCTGGCGGCCGACGGGGACGACATGCTGACCGTCGGGGAGGTACCGCACTCGGTGCTCTTCCCGCGGATGGCCGCCGTGGTGCACCACGCGGGTGCGGGCACGACCGCGGCCGGGGTGCGCGCCGGGGTGCCCGCCGTGCCGGTGCCCGTGCAGTTCGACGCGGGGTTCTGGGCGGCCCGGCTGGTCGCCCTGGGGGTCGCGCCCGGCGTGGTCCCGCTGCGCCGCCTGACCGCCGGGACCCTCGCCCCGGCCCTCGTAAGGGCGACCCGCGACCCGGCCTTCCGCGAGCGGGCCCGGACCCTGGCAGCGCGGGTGCGCGCGGAGGACGGCACGGCGGCGGTGGTGGAACGGGTGAACGCCTTGCGGGGCTGA
- a CDS encoding TetR/AcrR family transcriptional regulator, producing the protein MTGRLRAPTGRYGGRSAEERQAERRRRFLDAALRLFGDRPGYRATTVAALCEAAGLSTRQFYEEFRTLEDVLAALHLQVNDWAEQAVRAAVAQAAGLPLAERVAAIFHAYAADVTADPRRIRITFVEIVGVSPRLEEQRLARRARWIDLIRAEAEAAVARGEAAPRDYRLPAAAFIGSVNGLLHDWSAGWVDATLDEVVTELVRQLLGLLRPVEWEDDRWDGRRYGAPGTGGNTAGRDTGPPG; encoded by the coding sequence GTGACAGGCAGGCTCAGAGCGCCCACCGGGCGATACGGCGGCCGGTCCGCCGAGGAACGGCAGGCCGAGCGGCGCCGCCGCTTCCTCGACGCCGCACTCCGGCTCTTTGGCGACCGGCCCGGCTACCGGGCCACCACCGTCGCCGCGCTCTGCGAGGCCGCGGGACTGTCCACCCGGCAGTTCTACGAGGAGTTCCGCACCCTGGAGGACGTCCTCGCCGCCCTCCACCTCCAGGTCAACGACTGGGCCGAGCAGGCCGTCCGCGCCGCCGTCGCCCAGGCCGCCGGACTGCCGCTGGCCGAGCGGGTGGCCGCGATCTTCCACGCCTACGCCGCCGACGTCACCGCCGACCCGCGCCGCATCCGCATCACCTTCGTGGAGATCGTCGGGGTCAGTCCCCGCCTGGAGGAACAGCGGCTGGCCCGGCGGGCCCGCTGGATCGACCTCATCCGCGCCGAGGCGGAGGCGGCCGTCGCCCGGGGCGAGGCCGCGCCCCGCGACTACCGGCTCCCCGCCGCCGCGTTCATCGGCAGCGTCAACGGCCTCCTCCACGACTGGAGCGCCGGCTGGGTGGACGCCACCCTGGACGAGGTGGTCACGGAACTGGTCCGGCAACTCCTGGGCCTGCTGCGCCCGGTGGAGTGGGAGGACGACCGGTGGGACGGACGCCGGTACGGAGCGCCGGGGACTGGCGGCAACACGGCCGGGCGCGATACCGGCCCGCCGGGATGA
- a CDS encoding bifunctional 5,10-methylenetetrahydrofolate dehydrogenase/5,10-methenyltetrahydrofolate cyclohydrolase: MSQARLMDGTALAARIVEETAKRAAVLTGRTGTAPCLATVLVGEDPASVTYVKMKQNRCRRAGITSRHVALPAATTTGDLVATLRELSADPGVHGILLQHPMGDHIDERAAFEAIAPEKDVDGVTFASFATMSFGLPGFVSCTPGGIMRLLDEYGVDPAGKRAVVVGRSAILGKPAGMLLLARDATVTYCHSRTRDLSAAVREADIVVAAVGRPRLIRGQDLKPGAVVVDAGYNAGNVGDVDFDSAVERASLITPVPGGVGPMTIATLLEQTVDAAERQLAA, translated from the coding sequence ATGTCCCAGGCCCGGCTCATGGACGGCACCGCGCTCGCCGCGCGCATCGTCGAGGAGACCGCGAAGCGCGCGGCCGTCCTCACCGGCCGCACCGGCACGGCCCCCTGTCTGGCGACGGTGCTGGTGGGCGAGGACCCGGCGTCCGTCACCTACGTCAAGATGAAGCAGAACCGGTGCCGCAGGGCCGGCATCACCTCCCGGCACGTGGCCCTGCCCGCCGCCACGACCACCGGGGACCTGGTCGCCACCCTGCGCGAGCTGTCCGCCGACCCCGGCGTGCACGGCATCCTGCTCCAGCACCCGATGGGCGACCACATCGACGAGCGGGCCGCCTTCGAGGCGATCGCGCCGGAGAAGGACGTCGACGGCGTCACCTTCGCCTCCTTCGCCACGATGAGCTTCGGCCTGCCCGGCTTCGTGTCCTGCACGCCCGGCGGGATCATGCGGCTGCTGGACGAGTACGGCGTCGACCCGGCCGGGAAGCGGGCCGTCGTGGTGGGCCGCAGCGCGATCCTCGGCAAGCCGGCGGGGATGCTGCTGCTCGCCCGGGACGCCACCGTCACCTACTGCCACTCGCGCACCCGGGATCTGTCGGCGGCCGTGCGGGAGGCGGACATCGTGGTCGCCGCGGTCGGGCGGCCCCGGCTGATCCGCGGCCAGGACCTCAAGCCGGGCGCGGTCGTGGTCGATGCCGGGTACAACGCGGGCAACGTGGGCGACGTCGACTTCGACTCGGCCGTCGAACGGGCCTCGCTGATCACACCGGTGCCCGGCGGGGTCGGGCCGATGACCATCGCCACGCTCCTGGAGCAGACGGTCGACGCGGCGGAGCGGCAGCTCGCGGCGTGA
- a CDS encoding cytochrome P450 — MTSPAPDAAPPAPPLDLLDLFGEGFVADPYPWLDALRAEAPVHHDPRTGLWLVSRYADIRRVLLDPGAFRPDNAQHAVTPLPVGALRVLARARFGLPPALANNGTPSHPGLRRLVSRFFDARRVAAAVPVIERITDELLEAAGAHLDASGGGDLFTSFAQVLPCRVLMELLGVDGVPAATLIRWSDASLELFWGRPTPERQLELAPLVAEFHQWLTRTVRAGTAPPGSFVAALARHRLPDGAPLDAETAVGACFFVFVAGQSTTGQLIATVLRRALAEDGLWPRLADEPGLAEAWVEEVLRREPPVTSWRRVTARPVILGGVDLPEGAQLLLMLMGSGSDPEVFSAPERMCPHRANIRQHLAFGVGRHRCPGASLARTEAAVALRRAARRLPRIRPAEDGDPPMLGLLSFRAPLRVAVEQR; from the coding sequence GTGACTTCCCCGGCCCCGGACGCGGCACCCCCCGCCCCGCCCCTCGACCTGCTGGACCTCTTCGGCGAGGGGTTCGTCGCCGATCCGTACCCCTGGCTGGACGCACTGCGCGCCGAGGCGCCCGTGCACCACGACCCGCGGACCGGACTGTGGCTCGTCAGCCGGTACGCGGACATCCGCCGGGTGCTGCTCGACCCGGGCGCCTTCCGGCCCGACAACGCCCAGCACGCCGTCACCCCGCTGCCGGTCGGAGCACTGCGGGTGCTCGCCAGGGCCCGGTTCGGGCTTCCCCCCGCGCTGGCGAACAACGGCACACCCAGCCATCCCGGACTGCGCCGCCTGGTCAGCCGGTTCTTCGACGCCCGGCGCGTCGCCGCCGCCGTACCGGTGATCGAGCGGATCACCGACGAACTGCTCGAGGCGGCCGGTGCGCACCTCGACGCCTCGGGCGGCGGCGACCTGTTCACCTCGTTCGCCCAGGTACTGCCGTGCCGGGTGCTGATGGAACTGCTCGGCGTCGACGGCGTCCCCGCGGCAACCCTGATCCGCTGGAGCGACGCCTCACTGGAACTGTTCTGGGGCCGTCCCACGCCCGAGCGCCAGCTCGAACTGGCTCCCCTGGTGGCCGAGTTCCACCAGTGGCTGACCCGGACCGTGCGCGCCGGCACGGCACCGCCCGGCTCGTTCGTCGCGGCCCTGGCCCGGCACCGGCTGCCCGACGGCGCCCCACTCGACGCCGAGACCGCGGTCGGCGCCTGCTTCTTCGTCTTCGTCGCCGGGCAGTCCACCACGGGCCAGCTCATCGCGACCGTGCTGCGCCGGGCACTGGCGGAGGACGGGCTGTGGCCGCGCCTCGCCGACGAGCCGGGCCTGGCCGAGGCGTGGGTCGAGGAGGTGCTCCGCCGTGAGCCGCCGGTGACGTCCTGGCGCCGGGTCACCGCGCGGCCGGTCATCCTCGGCGGGGTGGACCTGCCCGAAGGCGCTCAGCTGCTCCTGATGCTGATGGGCAGCGGCTCGGACCCGGAGGTCTTCAGCGCGCCCGAACGGATGTGCCCCCACCGGGCGAACATACGGCAGCACCTGGCCTTCGGCGTCGGCCGCCACCGCTGCCCGGGGGCCTCCCTGGCGCGCACGGAGGCGGCGGTGGCGCTGCGCCGGGCGGCACGGCGGCTGCCCCGCATCCGGCCGGCCGAGGACGGGGATCCCCCGATGCTGGGCCTGCTGTCCTTCCGGGCGCCCCTGCGGGTGGCGGTCGAACAGCGGTAG
- a CDS encoding YncE family protein, with product MPALGTRRLAAVAAALVLTVTAPATAASAAPDSPAALREVLFVGNNWDGTADVIESGGDFTRIGRINVVPDKERRMAEIKADPIRWIYFMGIRNSVGEGHDQFVDDMYATPDGSAMVVSRPSFADVVSLDLVTGAVKWRFPVSGYRADHMAVSPDGTRVAVSASTSSTVHVLDIETGRQVGSFATGDKPHENVFSRDGRYLWNMSIGEVNNALDAPWLDWTKGDRRITVVDTTTFQQVKVIDMRQRLDAIGLRDYSDAVRPAAFSPDESKLYFQVSFFNGFFEYDVATDRITRTKTLPKNPATSEDRTTWVNDSRHHGITMKPDGTKLCVAGTMDDYATVVDRTTLQEGPLVPVAKPYWATVSGDGKSCVVSESGADRVTAIDFATGEKTVSVPVGDHPQRVRLARVPANWTGPSAG from the coding sequence ATGCCTGCCCTCGGAACCCGACGGCTCGCCGCCGTCGCCGCCGCGCTCGTGCTCACCGTCACCGCCCCCGCGACCGCCGCCTCGGCGGCCCCGGACTCCCCCGCCGCGCTGCGGGAGGTGCTGTTCGTCGGCAACAACTGGGACGGCACCGCAGATGTCATCGAGTCGGGCGGGGACTTCACGCGGATCGGGCGGATCAACGTCGTCCCGGACAAGGAGCGGCGCATGGCGGAGATCAAGGCGGACCCGATCAGGTGGATCTACTTCATGGGCATCCGCAACAGCGTCGGCGAGGGGCACGACCAGTTCGTCGACGACATGTACGCCACCCCGGACGGCTCGGCCATGGTCGTCTCGCGTCCCAGCTTCGCCGACGTCGTCTCCCTCGACCTGGTGACCGGTGCGGTCAAGTGGCGCTTCCCGGTGTCGGGTTACCGCGCCGACCACATGGCGGTCTCCCCCGACGGCACCCGGGTCGCCGTCTCCGCCTCCACCTCCAGCACCGTGCACGTGCTGGACATCGAGACGGGCAGGCAGGTCGGCTCGTTCGCCACCGGGGACAAGCCGCACGAGAACGTGTTCAGCCGGGACGGCAGGTACCTGTGGAACATGTCCATCGGTGAGGTGAACAACGCCCTGGACGCGCCCTGGCTGGACTGGACGAAGGGCGACCGGCGGATCACCGTCGTCGACACCACCACGTTCCAGCAGGTCAAGGTGATCGACATGCGGCAGCGGCTCGACGCGATCGGCCTGAGGGACTACTCGGACGCCGTCCGCCCGGCCGCGTTCAGCCCGGACGAGTCGAAGCTGTACTTCCAGGTGTCGTTCTTCAACGGCTTCTTCGAGTACGACGTCGCCACCGACCGGATCACCCGGACGAAGACCCTGCCGAAGAACCCGGCGACCAGCGAGGACCGCACGACCTGGGTCAACGACTCCCGCCACCACGGCATCACGATGAAGCCGGACGGCACCAAGCTGTGTGTCGCGGGCACCATGGACGACTACGCGACCGTGGTGGACCGCACCACCCTCCAGGAGGGTCCCCTGGTCCCCGTCGCCAAGCCCTACTGGGCGACCGTCAGCGGCGACGGCAAGTCCTGTGTGGTGTCCGAGAGCGGCGCCGACCGGGTCACCGCCATCGACTTCGCGACCGGCGAGAAGACGGTGTCGGTCCCGGTCGGCGACCACCCCCAGCGGGTCCGGCTGGCGCGGGTGCCCGCGAACTGGACGGGCCCGTCGGCCGGCTGA